A stretch of the Pan troglodytes isolate AG18354 chromosome 20, NHGRI_mPanTro3-v2.0_pri, whole genome shotgun sequence genome encodes the following:
- the ABHD17A gene encoding LOW QUALITY PROTEIN: alpha/beta hydrolase domain-containing protein 17A (The sequence of the model RefSeq protein was modified relative to this genomic sequence to represent the inferred CDS: deleted 2 bases in 1 codon), whose product MNGLSLSELCCLFCCPPCPGRIAAKLAFLPPEATYSLVPEPEPGPGGAGAAPLGTLRASSGAPGRWKLHLTERADFQYSQRELDTIEVFPTKSARGNRVSCMYVRCVPGARQGHQAQGGHPQLAWVGRLGDSNNPAPGGCLLGESWGTGATLACGYIHLLARYTVLFSHGNAVDLGQMSSFYIGLGSRLHCNIFSYDYSGYGASSGRPSERNLYADIDAAWQALRTRYGISPDSIILYGQSIGTVPTVDLASRYECAAVVLHSPLTSGMRVAFPDTKKTYCFDAFPNIEKVSKITSPVLIIHGTEDEVIDFSHGLALYERCPKAVEPLWVEGAGHNDIELYSQYLERLRRFISQELPSQRA is encoded by the exons ATGAACGGGCTGTCGCTGAGTGAGCTCTGCTGCCTCTTCTGCTGCCCGCCCTGCCCCGGCCGCATCGCTGCCAAGCTCGCCTTCCTGCCGCCGGAGGCCACCTACTCCCTGGTGCCTGAGCCCGAGCCGGGGCCTGGTGGGGCCGGGGCCGCCCCCTTGGGGACCCTGCGGGCCTCCTCGGGCGCACCCGGGCGCTGGAAGCTGCACCTGACGGAGCGTGCCGACTTCCAGTACAGCCAGCGCGAGCTGGACACCATCGAGGTCTTCCCCACCAAGAGCGCCCGCGGCAACCGCGTCTCCTGCATGTATGTTCGCTGCGTGCCTGGTGCCAG ACAAGGACACCAGGCTCAGGGAGGCCATCCCCAGCTGGCATGGGTGGGCAGGCTGGGCGACTCCAACAACCCA GCGCCTGGTGGTTGCCTGCTGGGCGAGAGCTGGGGCACAGGGGCCACCCTGGCCTGCGGGTACATCCACCTTCTCGCCAG GTACACGGTCCTCTTCTCGCACGGCAATGCCGTGGACCTGGGCCAGATGAGCAGCTTCTACATTGGCCTGGGCTCCCGCCTCCACTGCAACATCTTCTCCTACGACTACTCCGGCTACGGTGCCAGCTCGGGCAGGCCTTCCGAGAGGAACCTCTATGCCGATATCGACGCCGCCTGGCAGGCCCTGCGCACCAG GTACGGCATCAGCCCGGACAGCATCATCCTGTACGGGCAGAGCATCGGCACGGTGCCCACCGTGGACCTGGCCTCGCGCTACGAGTGTGCCGCGGTGGTGCTGCACTCGCCGCTCACCTCGGGCATGCGCGTCGCCTTCCCCGACACCAAGAAGACCTACTGCTTCGACGCCTTCCCTAA CATCGAGAAGGTGTCCAAGATCACGTCGCCCGTGCTCATCATCCACGGCACGGAGGACGAGGTGATCGACTTCTCGCACGGGCTGGCGCTCTACGAGCGCTGCCCCAAGGCGGTGGAGCCGCTGTGGGTGGAGGGCGCCGGGCACAACGACATCGAGCTCTACAGCCAGTACCTGGAGCGCCTGCGTCGCTTCATCTCCCAGGAGCTGCCCAGCCAGCGCGCCTAG